AAATGATTGTCCCAGGTTTTAGGACCATGTTCTTTTACGAaacttgatcattcagctgcCTTGCCCTTGTAGGAGTTTATTAATTGCGTCTGTACCTCATGAGATACAGGTGAATGTTCCTTGTATTCCATTGTGAACTCACCTTTCCCCTGCAGTTATTgaagaatcaaaagaaaattaaaaaccaACATTTGAGTAATATTGTATAAGCCATGTTCTTGATTCATGTAAACCGTGATATTCACCTGGGTCATTGAACGAAGAGCTGTAGAATACCCAAACATATTGTTAAGAGGGACCTGAAATAATTCATGCAGCAAATAATTTAGCAAGGACAAAAGGAATAAGAATTGAAATTGACAAACTGCATTAGATATTCCCAGTTAAGCCATTAAGGTTAAACCCTAGAGCATGCTCTCAAGTTTACAGAACAAGCATCAAAAGCATTCTAGTTTTGTTAAGTATGCACAGATTTTAGATGCCCAAAAGACATAAGCATGCTAACCTTCCCATTAACACTAACAAAAATACTTGAACACCttccaataaaaatattagcaaGGATTTGTTAATCACTTACATGGGCAGTGATGATAGAGTCATCTCCTTCCTGATCATTGCCAACAATAACACCTTTTCTCCTGTTAACGAGGTAAAAAAATATCAGTAATTGTTAAAATTTATCGAAATATCcatttgaaagagaaacaaggatagaataaaataagaacCCCACTTGTTAATGTCACCAGCAACGGCTCCTTGGAATTCTGTTGGTACTTTCAGCTCAACAAGCATAACAGGTTCTAATATAACTGGCCTGGAAGCTGTATAGCACTGATACAAATATCAAAGAATATGGTCATTTCTATGAAAACAAAACCATGGACAATATTATCAGGATGATATGCGCAATGTTATAAAATATGGATGTCAGAATTGTATAGAACCTGTCTGAAAGCATAGATAGAAGCCAACTTAAATGCAAGTTCACTAGAATCAACAGCATGAGCAGCACCATCTGTCAAGACAACTCTAAGATTTTCGACAGGATGTCCAATTAAAGCCCCCCTGTATAAAAGCAACATTACGTTACCATAAAATGAGTATTGTAATACTATCATGGCTGAATCGcataataaaattgatatttcGTAAATATGCCAATGAATGAACTTTGGCTTCCTCAATATTACATTCTTAGTCCCCATAAATTACTTTTGAATGCTCACTTATTCCATCATTACATTTATCGGTGGTCTTTAGTACATTCATGGGGAATAAGATAATATATGTTGAACGACAATTAGACTTAAAAGTAGAAATCACAAATAAGCAATGATGAAAATTTCACTCACGAGTTGGCAGCTTccttaaaacctttttcaattGCAGGGATAAAACCTGATGGAATAGCTTGCCCAACAAGGAGGTTTTCAAATTCGAATTTAGTTGGTGATCCTGCCGGAAGTGGTTCAATATACCTGCAAACACAGTGAATTCACTAAGCATCAAGAAACAAAAGGTGATTAGGGATAAGTTGGATCATCACAAATTCACAATCAGCTGCTATCATAAAGTAAGATACTTCATATGGAAGCCATTAGCCCAGAACCACAGCAAAGAGAAGAAGGCTTTAACCAATTTGTTTTAAATCTCAGGATTATTACACTTTtattgagaaaagaaaaaggatattTATACACAAGGAGAAGTCTGGAAGTAAATGAAAATCCCTATCTAAAATTTGATTGCCCTGGAATACCAGCAATTTTCTGTTCCTAAGAGACATGCATTTAGTTTGGATGACATTGTTTGAAAATCACGATGTATAATTTCTTCATTTATTAATTCACAACACCTTTTATTTAACAAAACTTTCTTGactaactttaaatttttttaataatacatcaacttaattttatttctaactacacagaaaagaatataaaatgAGATACATTTGTTTAAAAACTAACATGGACAAAAATGCCTCTTTTGTCAAGCGCTTATATTAAAAGGAACTTCTCAAAAAGTAATTTATGAATAAACAATTTGCTGTAAGATTAATATAAGttactttttttatcttttagaaAGTACTTATTGAGcctaatacaaaaaatatataattacacACTACAATGGCATATTTATCTTGTAATATTGCATAATATTCAGTAAGTTAAAACTTagggaaaaataattaaagaatctCGTAATGATCAAACAGTTCTTCAAACAGTGCCTACTCCCTAATCTTGCCTTGCATGCAAGGTCTATGCATATTTAAACATGCTGTTGTTTGAGAGAAAGTTAATCAAGAGTGAGCCACAGTCATTATATTTCTTGCAAGGTTGGTTCACATGATTTCTATGCTCCAACCATAGGGTATTGAAAATTGTAATTGCAATTAAACATTTTTTGGAGTTATATCTTTGATGCTAACAGTTTGTCATTAAGTATCTCTCCTAAAGTTGTAATTATTGTAATTGGATAAAGGTAAAACACAAAAGAATGGTTTAATATCAAACAGCCCCCTTCACACGAATGTCTTATTCTTTTCGAGTTTGAAGAATGGACAATGCACAGGTCCATCCTATCTTGGGATGCAGCTTTTATTAAGAATAATTGAGAGACAAGAAGGATTGAACCCTCTGTCTAGTCATAGAAGCTCTTATACCATTATTGAAACTCAGTCACTCTAactaaactttaaaaaatagcTCAAGGGAGAGGGTCGCCCTAGACTTGTAAAGGCTTCTACTACACCTTATCCTTAGGACATGTGGAACTATAATATACCTTCTCATGCTCAAGACTGGACAAAGACTTACTATTTGGTTGACTAGACATTTTGGGGTGACCCAAAAACAACCATAGAATAGGTTCTGGTACAGTAATATACCATGATTTGAACCATCTTTCCCATGAACTTAAATTGTTGGTCAGCGACATGATTTTATATCTAACACTTTCATGAGAAACAAATCCAAATCTTGATTATTGATATTGTAAATGTGAGATGTAAATTAGTGggatacaaataataataataataataataataataataataataattagtgcATGACGATCATAGTGCAAAGTGCCACTCTCAGGCAATCCACGTCTAAtctgattttaataaaaaaatttcttatgtatggtaactaatataaaaaattaccaATACATACCCGATTACCCGTCCATATTGACCTTGCCCTCCAGATTGCTTCTTGTGTAAATAATCAAAATCAGCACGTTGTGTAACAGTTTCTCTGAAGTTTACACGGGGCTTTCCAACAGTTGCATCAACCTTAACAAGGAGGAACATAATAATGAAACTCCAGAAGCAGGAAATATAAAACCAGTATCAGCAAGGATTAACAACATTAATGCATGGGAAAGGAATAGGTACCTTATACTCTCTCCGAATACGTTCAACATAAATATCTAAATGTAGTTCTCCCATGCCAGAAATGATAGTCTAACAACAAGGGTAAACTATGTCATTGCAAGTACAACAAATTTGCCACTTTTATGATCTAGATAAATAGAATAGAACATTACCTGCCCACTCTCTGGGTCTAAACCAACACGGAATGTAGGATCCTCTTTCTGGAAGCGATTCAAAGCTTTTGAAAAAAGTGATATACCAAGAAAATCAAATACTTGATAAGCTGGGACAGGGTGGTCAGTGTGTTACATAAAGAAACTACTTACTTGACCTCCAGAATCTTTTGAAACTGGCTGTACAGCTAATGACATTACAGGTTCAGGAACATTCATGGAAGTCATTGTGTATTTAACTGATCCATCGGTAAACGTATCTCCTAATAACCAATGGATGGAAAAAAGTTAGACAAGTAACATGTATTAAGGCCAATATAAAACTAACTTAGGCAACATATTCCTACAAGATTAAGTTCAAAATAGAGTGCAATTCATTCTCTACATCAATAGGCAGAGACTGCTAACAACAAAGGACTCAATTATCAGAAATTCAGAATGTTTAACAGCTGTTGAGAAGGACTGACGTAATTAAGCCTTAAAAATTTGATCAAACTATTAACTATACAATTAGAGcgttacaaattaatttaaaagatttaactTAAAGAGTTTCCTATGGGCATTGGTtaagagagaaaatagaaaagttttgGTTTGCATTAAGTGCacagaaatattaaaaaaattaacatttacTTGTTCTTATAGTATTCTTAGCAAGTGCCTTAACACTTGTTAACAAGACCCTTAATTAAATCTTGAATAAATAAAGGTACAATATAGGATTCCAGACATCAATAGGTTAGGGCAGGGACAAAAGACAAACCTGATGCACAATCAACACCAAATACAGCAACTATTTGCCCTGCATGAGCCTCTTGAATGTCCTGCAATTTGGATAAAATCCTAAttgaatattaaatatatttaagtatTGAAATATATTAAACAGTCTTCGAAACAAATCAAGCAGGGAAAGGTACCCCTACCAAGTTAGTCTATAGCAAAAATAATAGCCTATAACCTACCCAACTaaagtttcttttcttttcttttcttttttgttttttcttgattttttaatatagaGAGAAAACTAAACAAACTGGGTAGGACAAGGGGATATGAGTTCCTCTttaccataaaaaaataatgagaaaaaaataCCAATAACATGAAAATCCGCCAGTAATACTGTAAACTTAAAGCCTAACCTCCATCTCATCAGAATGCATCCTAACTAAGCGAGGAACCTGCATCCATTAAGAAAAACATTTAGCCAAAAATTCATTATAATTTTGAAATGCAATACATGAAAGCACAGACCTAATGATCTAACTAGTGAAAATATTACATCACTGGTAGCACAGCAACAAAATTTTGGTGCATAGTTTTAAAGAAATTCATGAACCCAGGGTAgattaaaattgaataattgCTATAATCTTATGCCATGCAATTTATTACTCTTCCCAAGATGAAATCtaaagtaaataataaaaagctgAAGATTTCAACAAAACATTACTGCAAAGTTGTGTTTGGAAAAATCTTGAGTTAAAGCTATGATTTACAGCATAGCATTAGCCAAAAAAAATTCCAGGATTCAATTGCACATATGCACATGAATAACGCAATCACAAAAACCTTAAGAGTTTACCTTGATCTTCTTGCCGGTGTTTACATTAATAATAAACTCGCCCTTGCGGATCACACCCTCGTAAATTCTTCAACACCCAAAGCCGGGGGTAGGAAAAATGAGAAAACAATCCAATAATTTTGTGTTATTTACAAAGTTAACAcattcaaaacaaaatatatgcAGACAAACACACACACAGGGAAAGTGATAAAATGGTTAATGGTGAGAGTGAAATGAGTAAATCTCGGTTGTGGGAGAACAAAATGCTCAGGAGGGGGAGGAGGGGAGCGCAATATGGGCCCGAGGGACTGGTAACTCTGGGTGGCAAGACTGGTGGGGAGGGGTAGTGAAATGATTTTGTTAGAAAAGAGAGTTGGGGAGTATATTGGGAGGTGACAAAATGCTGAGGAGGGCATTCAGATTGTTGGGATTAGAATCAGACTAGGAGAGGGCCAGGTCTCTCAAAAGCCTGCCATTTGTCACACATTGTTTTTTCCTTTCTCAGTAAAGAACACATGACCTGGGGAAGGGTAAAGCCAAATTGGATTTTACCATTTCCTTCAGTTTCTGTACTGTTTGATCTCTTTTCTACCTACAATTGGTACCAGTTGTTACATAGTCATATGAGATGTGACTTCTTTCTGTAATCATGTGAGCTCTAAAGTACTTTGACCATTCATGTACGATTATGCAGCCAAGAATTACTCTCATCTCATAACAGCCGACTTCTCTTACTGCCATATATATGTTGAAAAAGAGTTTGAAGTTATATTACCTTAAATATGTCAACTGGCCAAACCGCCCTTCCTCCAACTTAAATGCCAACGCTACAAGTGGCCCATCAGGACTTCCAGTCAACTCAACCTGAAAGTGCATAGATAAATTATTCGATAAAACAGAAACAAGAGCACAAATGCAAAATGCGCTTGCAAAATCATTTGCAGGCCTCTCATTGCCACAGCAAGAACTCTTGAGGCCTTTTGGTATCATTTAAAATCCTTGGGTTTTTCCCGATGGATTTGCATCAGTTTCTAATTACCACATTCAGAGTTTTGGATCATACCAAGAAGCAAATACAACTGGTAACTTTCCAGTGTTTTGGTGTATTCGGTTGAAACCTGTAAAGGAAGTCCATGCCTTTTAACAGCTCCTTTTCGACTAATTTAATTGAGATATGATTACCTTTTCGGCCTCGCTTTGGTGCTTAGTACATGGTCTGTCTAAGGGTGTTCCTCACTTCCTCTAGCTAACATTCAAAGGGATTGGCATGCTTTAGTACATGGTCCTCTTTGTTGGGTGATACCATTTTGTATCCATGTGAGGATATTCCATCCTCTTGTGTACATTCTTCTCTCTCctaataaaatttctttttctatcaaaataatttaaccTTCCTTTGACTAAGTTGTGATTTATGTTTTGAAAACTTATGCAATAGTTATCATCCCGATTAAATCTAAGTTgtgttatttttcattttgtatttactttttctgcctGGAGTCTTACAAATGCTACTATAGATGCAAGAAAATGTCCACATGagaatttttaacttttttaaagaTTATGTTTAACTAGTaattacattttaaaaaatccatgaaaatttaattattcgaGTAATTAACCAAGTTCTTAATTGatgttttttcccttttttatgttttacTCTATTTTCCATATATCTTCTTGTATGAttcttcaaaccaaatattCTCCTTTCACTCCCACCCAAATATATATctaatctatatatataaagaaacttataaatcatcattaaaaaaatagccTGCAAATTCAGAGGCCAATTGACAATTTATGACAAATAGATCATAATATCAAAGCAAAACAAAGATAAACATCTTATAAATCAGGTACCTTTTCCTCATTCTTTGTTTGGTCAAGGGCATAACTACTAACTTCAATTGGACATGGCAAATAATTAAGTACACCATCCAGAAGTGGCTGTACTCCCTGTATCAGCAACAGAAGACAATGAAAAGCATAAGAGGCAGAAGGTTAAAATAGGGATGCCTG
This portion of the Arachis duranensis cultivar V14167 chromosome 6, aradu.V14167.gnm2.J7QH, whole genome shotgun sequence genome encodes:
- the LOC107495026 gene encoding elongation factor G-2, mitochondrial, with translation MARIARSSAPRLLYTFFSSSVPPASPSPSPSPASSLLAGAFHLRHFSSGNAARARAAAADKEPWWKESMERLRNIGISAHIDSGKTTLTERVLFYTGRIHEIHEVRGRDGVGAKMDSMDLEREKGITIQSAATYCSWKDYKINIIDTPGHVDFTIEVERALRVLDGAILVLCSVGGVQSQSITVDRQMRRYEVPRLAFINKLDRMGADPWKVLNQARSKLRHHSAAMQVPIGLEDDFEGLVDLVQLKAYYFRGSNGEKVVTEEVPADMEALVAEKRRELIEAVSEVDDQLAEAFLGDEPISPADLQEAIRRATIARKFVPVFMGSAFKNKGVQPLLDGVLNYLPCPIEVSSYALDQTKNEEKVELTGSPDGPLVALAFKLEEGRFGQLTYLRIYEGVIRKGEFIINVNTGKKIKVPRLVRMHSDEMEDIQEAHAGQIVAVFGVDCASGDTFTDGSVKYTMTSMNVPEPVMSLAVQPVSKDSGGQFSKALNRFQKEDPTFRVGLDPESGQTIISGMGELHLDIYVERIRREYKVDATVGKPRVNFRETVTQRADFDYLHKKQSGGQGQYGRVIGYIEPLPAGSPTKFEFENLLVGQAIPSGFIPAIEKGFKEAANSGALIGHPVENLRVVLTDGAAHAVDSSELAFKLASIYAFRQCYTASRPVILEPVMLVELKVPTEFQGAVAGDINKRKGVIVGNDQEGDDSIITAHVPLNNMFGYSTALRSMTQGKGEFTMEYKEHSPVSHEVQTQLINSYKGKAAE